Part of the Tachyglossus aculeatus isolate mTacAcu1 chromosome 23, mTacAcu1.pri, whole genome shotgun sequence genome, caacaactaccaaCCGAATAGGACCGACTggcagtaagctcgctgtgggcaagctAGCGACTCGGTTGCGTCGTACGCTCCCGACaagtcgccgacttgtccttcccaagcgcttagcacagtgctccgcacacagtaagcgctcaatagatacccgtCACcggccggattcattcattccaccgttatttactgagcgctcaccgactgcagagcgcttgggaaggacaagccggcaactcGGACCGGCGGATGGAGATCTCGGTGCCGGCCAAACCCTCGGAGAATCGGAATCGTCGGagagccgggcccggccccgaGTCTCCCCCGAATCCCTCCCGCTCCGCCGGGCGtcggggaaggaaagggatgaaGACAACGGTCTTGCTGCCACCGGAGAAAACTCTCTTTATTGCTTCGAGGGGGACACGTCCCCTCTCGTCACCCGCCCGGCGGGGGGGGCCGGGGCGGAGAGGTGCCCTCGGCCACCGTCGCCCCCGCCCCGGGCGGAGGGGCCGCTTCCCGGAGGCCGCGATTCCGGCTTCCCGGCAACCCGGCCGCTCCGAGCCGGAGATCCCCTTCCTCTTCGGGGAGCCGGCGGATGGTCCCGGATCCCAACCGGCCCCGCCGGCTTCAGGCGTCCACGAGGGAGAGGCCGTCGTGGAGGGCTCGCTTCCACATGTAGTAGGTGGAGCGGGCGGTCAGGGGGAAGCAGGCCCTGAACTCCTTGTAGGACGGGAAGGTCTTGGATTCGAAGCGCCGCTGCAGGAACAGCTTGGCCTGGGCCTTGAACTGGGCCGTGGCGATGACGTCCAGGACGAACACGCGGCCCTCCGGGCCCGGACGGGCCGCGGGAATcggggggccggcggcggcggcgggggcggcggggggtccccggggccgggcccggcccttCCAGAGCCAGAAGGAGGTGGGCGACAGGGCCGGGTAGCGCAGGCGGAAGCGGCAGAAGGGGAGCCGCCCCCGCTGGACCAGGCCGCGGGCGGCCCGGCGCATCCGCCGCCGCCGGCCGGACAGGGAGGGCCCGGCCCGCGGCGGGGCGGCCCGGGGGGGCGGCCGCGGcggaggcgggggcggcgggggcggcgggggcggcgggccggGGTTGCCGTCGAGGGCCTTGCGGCGCCAGTTGTAGTAGGTGGAGCGAGAGATGCCGGGGAAGCGGCGCTTGAAGCAGCGGTAGGGCACCAGGGCGTTCATGGAGATGCAGCGCTGCAGGTAGGTCTTGGCGCCCTGCATGAAGAGGGCGGCGGGCGCGGCGGGCGCCTCGCGGTCCCCCGGCGCCGGCGGCGGTGGTGCCGcctcgcccccgccgccgccccgcagCTCGTGCTTCCAGGCGTAGTAGGTGGAGCGGGAGATGTCGGGGAACAGCTGGCGGAAGCGCCGCAGGGGCAGCCCGTGCCCGTCGCGGAAGCAGGACTGCAGGAAGCGCTTGGCCGCGAAGCGGGCGGCCGCCCGCTGCCGATGCTCCCGCGACTGGCGCTTCCAGCGGTAGAAGGTGCTGCGGGTGACCCCGGGCCGCCGGGCGGAGGCCAGGAGGGGGtcgcggggcgggggcggcgcggggggtcccacctcctccaggcccacCACGGCGGCGAAGTACTGGGGCCGGAAGGCCCGGCCGCCGGGCAGCAGCTGGCCGGCCCACATGATGTGCAGCGTGGCCGGGCAGCGGTCGCAGCGGCGGGGCCGGATGAGCCGGTGGAAGTAGGGCCGGATCTTCAGGTTGTGCATGGGGTAGATGGAGTAGATGTTGCGCTGCAGCACGGAGGCCAGCGCGTA contains:
- the VRTN gene encoding vertnin isoform X2, encoding MTPRQQLVHSVLKELQEAAECPGPEGLTSAALEAERTLSSFSLPGCRRGGPLAREVEVDAAARSLYPEDAPRHMLPLAGRGPGSRLFEAASLLLWGSPRLSPELRARTVVEMVVHKRYYLRGMIDSKVMLQAARYSLCSEECPEMSGLAPATLEAIFDVDAQASCFPGSFSNVWHLYALASVLQRNIYSIYPMHNLKIRPYFHRLIRPRRCDRCPATLHIMWAGQLLPGGRAFRPQYFAAVVGLEEVGPPAPPPPRDPLLASARRPGVTRSTFYRWKRQSREHRQRAAARFAAKRFLQSCFRDGHGLPLRRFRQLFPDISRSTYYAWKHELRGGGGGEAAPPPPAPGDREAPAAPAALFMQGAKTYLQRCISMNALVPYRCFKRRFPGISRSTYYNWRRKALDGNPGPPPPPPPPPPPPPRPPPRAAPPRAGPSLSGRRRRMRRAARGLVQRGRLPFCRFRLRYPALSPTSFWLWKGRARPRGPPAAPAAAAGPPIPAARPGPEGRVFVLDVIATAQFKAQAKLFLQRRFESKTFPSYKEFRACFPLTARSTYYMWKRALHDGLSLVDA
- the VRTN gene encoding vertnin isoform X1, translating into MPSGSRRMTPRQQLVHSVLKELQEAAECPGPEGLTSAALEAERTLSSFSLPGCRRGGPLAREVEVDAAARSLYPEDAPRHMLPLAGRGPGSRLFEAASLLLWGSPRLSPELRARTVVEMVVHKRYYLRGMIDSKVMLQAARYSLCSEECPEMSGLAPATLEAIFDVDAQASCFPGSFSNVWHLYALASVLQRNIYSIYPMHNLKIRPYFHRLIRPRRCDRCPATLHIMWAGQLLPGGRAFRPQYFAAVVGLEEVGPPAPPPPRDPLLASARRPGVTRSTFYRWKRQSREHRQRAAARFAAKRFLQSCFRDGHGLPLRRFRQLFPDISRSTYYAWKHELRGGGGGEAAPPPPAPGDREAPAAPAALFMQGAKTYLQRCISMNALVPYRCFKRRFPGISRSTYYNWRRKALDGNPGPPPPPPPPPPPPPRPPPRAAPPRAGPSLSGRRRRMRRAARGLVQRGRLPFCRFRLRYPALSPTSFWLWKGRARPRGPPAAPAAAAGPPIPAARPGPEGRVFVLDVIATAQFKAQAKLFLQRRFESKTFPSYKEFRACFPLTARSTYYMWKRALHDGLSLVDA